GCGCTTACATTGTAGGTGACCGCCACACCAGGCAGCGTCATCATCAGCATATGCATGGCATCGACACGCTTCGGACCGAAACGCGTGGCCATGCGCATATTATCGTGATTTCCCATGACCCAGTTGGCTGTGTGTTCGCGTGGCATATATGTCAGCCATTTCTGTATGTTGAAGACATAGTCGCGCGCATCGGAATTCTCATCCAAATCGGTGATGAAATTGAAGTTGAATGGGAAGTGGGAACCGCGTTTGCCGTCTTTGGTTTCATAGTAGTCCATGAGCGTTTTCAAATCGGCATAGGCCTCGGTCATCAGTATGCGTGCGGGTCCACCATTCTTAGCGGTATAATCATCGAGTAGTTTACGCCAATGTTGCAACATATCCAGTACTTCTGGCTGCAGTAAAACCAATTTTGTACATTAGAATTTATTAGTTGTAGTTGCAATGGTTTCACCTACCATATCTTTGGTATAAATGTGTTTGGTGTAGTCGTAGGAGAGCTTATCATCGGTTTTGCCAGTTAGTGGCTCATCACGTAGCTTAGCGTCTTCGAAGAGATGATTGACGGCATCGACACGGAAACCGTTAATGCCTTTATCCAACCAGAAGTGCAAGATCTCGTCCATGGCCTCGACCACTTTAGGGTTGCGGAAGTTCAGATCCGGTTGTGCGGGCGTAAACTGATGTAGATAGTATTGATTGCGCTTCTCATTCCATGTCCAGGCGGAACCATAAAACACAGATTGCTACGGAAGAACACAAATGTAAAGAAAGGTTTATTAATTCAGAATACCCACAATATCAGCTAATTTCTAAAGCTCTTCACTCACCCAATTATTTGGTGGCATCTTCTTGCCATTCTTATCCAACTTGGCATCAGCCCAAATGTAGTAGTCTTCATAACCGTCTTCCTTGTTGACCGACTTCTCGAACCACTCGCTTTCATTTGAAGTATGATTCGGCACAAAGTCCATGATAATTTTAATGCCTGAAAGCAAGTACCACATAAACATTTGAAACTGTTCATCGATTAACGGTATCACATTTAACAGTTACCTAAACGTTTCGCTTCCGTTATCAGCATTTCCATATCTTTCATTGTACCGTATTCCGCGTGGATCTCCTTGTAATCACTTATATCATAGCCGAAATCAACCATAGGCGACTTGTTAATGGGACTCAACCAAACAGCGTGAATACCAGTCTCAGCGAGATAGGGTAGCTTCATAATAATACCTACAAAGAAGAGACCGTAATTGACCGTTAGCCCCAATCATCAATTTAACTGCCATTTGCACACTCACCTTGCAAATCACCCACACCGTCGCCATTGCTGTCCATAAACGAGCGCGGATAGATTTGATAGAGTATCATGTGCTTCCACCAGTCTTTCTCTTTGTGCTCCATTTTCTCGCTCGCTGTAGTCTCTGTGTCGGTCATGATTTTCGCCTTCTTTGCCGCCGACTCATCGTTCATCATTGCGGACATGCTCGCGCTGGTCTCCTTAGCGGCTGCCGTCATCTTCATGTCGTTCGCTTGCATGGGAGTCTTCAATTCCTCATTGGCACTTTCGGTGCTGGGTAAGATTGGGGTTGGCGTTATTGCCGCATCTGCCGACA
This portion of the Zeugodacus cucurbitae isolate PBARC_wt_2022May chromosome 3, idZeuCucr1.2, whole genome shotgun sequence genome encodes:
- the LOC105209747 gene encoding maltase 2 isoform X2, with protein sequence MFYNCLGLKALLLFFTFCLLLRHAQMSADAAITPTPILPSTESANEELKTPMQANDMKMTAAAKETSASMSAMMNDESAAKKAKIMTDTETTASEKMEHKEKDWWKHMILYQIYPRSFMDSNGDGVGDLQGIIMKLPYLAETGIHAVWLSPINKSPMVDFGYDISDYKEIHAEYGTMKDMEMLITEAKRLGIKIIMDFVPNHTSNESEWFEKSVNKEDGYEDYYIWADAKLDKNGKKMPPNNWQSVFYGSAWTWNEKRNQYYLHQFTPAQPDLNFRNPKVVEAMDEILHFWLDKGINGFRVDAVNHLFEDAKLRDEPLTGKTDDKLSYDYTKHIYTKDMPEVLDMLQHWRKLLDDYTAKNGGPARILMTEAYADLKTLMDYYETKDGKRGSHFPFNFNFITDLDENSDARDYVFNIQKWLTYMPREHTANWVMGNHDNMRMATRFGPKRVDAMHMLMMTLPGVAVTYNGEEIGMQDYRDISWEDTVDPPARNVGREKYKDVSRDPERTPYQWNTQKNAGFSTAEKTWLPVHPNYKNLNLKQQKSEKSHYSVYKSLIELRKMPALCKGRFHAEVLDRDVFAFERELKEDNSIITVINIGPRARAVNLTEVFQLKYQQKLTVMVAGSKSTHETGKALPAEALPLAPYEGLVCMLE
- the LOC105209747 gene encoding maltase 2 isoform X1: MFYNCLGLKALLLFFTFCLLLRHAQMSADAAITPTPILPSTESANEELKTPMQANDMKMTAAAKETSASMSAMMNDESAAKKAKIMTDTETTASEKMEHKEKDWWKHMILYQIYPRSFMDSNGDGVGDLQGIIMKLPYLAETGIHAVWLSPINKSPMVDFGYDISDYKEIHAEYGTMKDMEMLITEAKRLGIKIIMDFVPNHTSNESEWFEKSVNKEDGYEDYYIWADAKLDKNGKKMPPNNWQSVFYGSAWTWNEKRNQYYLHQFTPAQPDLNFRNPKVVEAMDEILHFWLDKGINGFRVDAVNHLFEDAKLRDEPLTGKTDDKLSYDYTKHIYTKDMPEVLDMLQHWRKLLDDYTAKNGGPARILMTEAYADLKTLMDYYETKDGKRGSHFPFNFNFITDLDENSDARDYVFNIQKWLTYMPREHTANWVMGNHDNMRMATRFGPKRVDAMHMLMMTLPGVAVTYNGEEIGMQDYRDISWEDTVDPPARNVGREKYKDVSRDPERTPYQWNTQKNAGFSTAEKTWLPVHPNYKNLNLKQQKSEKSHYSVYKSLIELRKMPALCKGRFHAEVLDRDVFAFERELKEDNSIITVINIGPRARAVNLTEVFQLKYQQKLTVMVAGSKSTHETGTQLSHNATCRLSPYEGIVFDITAPDNNESHSNSNLVYRRTVVRLLIKSVSIILVALLVHQSSTKKWTQLRCWNRIDRRNNERGFRG